A region of the Chryseobacterium gotjawalense genome:
GGTTGATCATCGAAATCATCTTTGGGAATTTCTTCCACGGTCATCTCGTTCATTGCAGAATTCGTTGTAGATTTCACAATATCACTGTTGTAGTATTTGAGAATAAAACCAAAAAACTTGGTGTACTTATCGAGTTGTTCTAATGCCATAACATTTTTTTCTTGTCTAAAGAAAAAAATGTACCATTAAAGCAATTTTATAGTGAAATGAGCAAATGTTTATCAAATTGATAAAAGTGTCAATGTGATTTACCATTAAACTTAATTCTGATCAGTCGTTATGATACGGTTTTCCCTGCAGAATCTGGTCTGCACGGTAAATCTGTTCTACAAAAAACAGCCGGATCATCTGATGGGTAAAGGTCATTTTTGAAAGCGACATTTTTTCATTAGCCCGTGCATACATTTCATCTGAAAAGCCGTAAGCACCTCCGATAATAATCGAAACTTTTTTCACCGAGGAACTCATCCAGTTATCGATTTTGGCAGCGAATTCGCGGCTGGTAAACTGTTTTCCTTTTTCGTCGAGAAGGACGATGGTGTCGGAGTTTTCAATTAAATTTAAAAACAATTTTCCTTCTTCCTTTTTGAGTAAATCAGGACTGAGGTTTTTGGCGTTTTTTACATCGGGAATTTCGATGATTTCAAAATTCCAGTATTTTGGCAGCCGGTTTTGATAATATTGGACCAGATTGGTAATTTCTTTATCATCGGTTTTGCCCATGCAGACTAAATTAATTCGCATTTCATATCTTTGTTTTGCAAATATAAATTAATGGGCATTAAAACTCCACAATTCATCATCAAAATAAAAGATTTTCTGGATAAGATTCATATTCCTTTTTTAGGAATTTCTCTTTGGAAAATGTTTGAAATCTATGGACAAGGTGTTTTTAAAATGCAGATTGGCAGAAGCGCAGCGAGTATTTCGTGGAGTTTCTTCCTGAGCCTGTTTCCTTTT
Encoded here:
- the rlmH gene encoding 23S rRNA (pseudouridine(1915)-N(3))-methyltransferase RlmH; translated protein: MRINLVCMGKTDDKEITNLVQYYQNRLPKYWNFEIIEIPDVKNAKNLSPDLLKKEEGKLFLNLIENSDTIVLLDEKGKQFTSREFAAKIDNWMSSSVKKVSIIIGGAYGFSDEMYARANEKMSLSKMTFTHQMIRLFFVEQIYRADQILQGKPYHND